Proteins co-encoded in one Vicinamibacterales bacterium genomic window:
- a CDS encoding ATP-binding cassette domain-containing protein has translation MPSPESYAPPLVECRDVTVYRGETRALDRLTLTIAGGEHVAILGPNGCGKSTFIKTLTCDCYPAIEPTPFTLRIMGRDRWSVAELRQMLGIVSQDLIAECTRGKSSDFAELPHRVTGLDTVLSGFFSSIGIPAHVGITPAMQARAAAILDRLEIAHLAPRPLDELSSGEARRLVIARALVHDPAALVLDEVANSLDLRAAHQLREMTRAIAQAGTALVIVTHNLSEIIPEIDRVILMRGGRVVEDGPKERLLTSDALTRAFDFPIDVGRRDGYFHAW, from the coding sequence ATGCCGTCACCCGAATCCTACGCGCCGCCGCTCGTCGAGTGTCGCGACGTCACCGTCTACCGCGGTGAGACGCGCGCGCTCGATCGCCTGACGCTGACCATCGCCGGCGGCGAGCACGTCGCCATCCTCGGCCCCAATGGCTGCGGCAAGTCGACGTTCATCAAGACGCTGACCTGCGACTGCTATCCAGCGATCGAGCCGACTCCGTTCACGCTGCGCATCATGGGCCGCGATCGCTGGAGCGTCGCCGAGCTGCGGCAGATGCTCGGCATCGTCAGCCAGGACCTGATCGCCGAGTGCACGCGCGGCAAGTCGAGCGACTTCGCCGAACTGCCGCACCGCGTCACCGGCCTCGACACCGTGCTCTCGGGATTCTTCTCGAGCATCGGCATCCCGGCGCACGTCGGGATCACGCCGGCCATGCAGGCGAGGGCGGCGGCGATTCTCGACCGGCTCGAAATCGCGCACCTGGCGCCGCGCCCGCTCGACGAGCTGTCGTCAGGCGAGGCGCGGCGGCTGGTGATCGCGCGCGCGCTCGTCCACGATCCCGCCGCGCTCGTGCTCGACGAGGTCGCCAACAGCCTCGATCTGCGGGCCGCGCACCAGCTCCGCGAGATGACGCGCGCGATCGCGCAAGCCGGCACGGCGCTCGTGATCGTCACGCACAACCTGTCGGAGATCATTCCAGAGATCGATCGCGTGATCCTGATGCGCGGCGGACGCGTCGTCGAAGACGGGCCGAAGGAGCGGCTGCTGACCTCCGACGCGCTGACCCGCGCCTTCGACTTCCCGATCGACGTCGGCCGCCGCGACGGCTACTTCCACGCCTGGTAG
- a CDS encoding FAD-dependent oxidoreductase, whose amino-acid sequence MTVAVVGAGAFGGWTALALRRRGAPVTLIDAWGAGHARASSGGETRVIRATYGSRVVYTRMAARALRLWRDHGAEEAGLLRTTGVLWMFGEDDGFGRASAATLAAEGLRLDQLSLRDAASRFPQVDFSGATSVLWEPEAGYLMARRACAHVVDRFVAEGGIYRRAAAATPASIAATHVLLADGSRLHADVVVFACGPWLGSLFPDLLGSRVTVTRQEVCYFGTPAGDARFSEPALPVWLDCGERVMYGIPDAGGRGFKIADDTSGPPIDPTSAPREATRAGVAAARAFLARRFPALADAPLVGTEVCQYESTPDSHFIVDRHPAADHVWIAGGGSGHGFKMGPAIGELLASCILDGAAPDPAFSLARFAAPRRDGWDQKWS is encoded by the coding sequence GTGACTGTCGCGGTCGTCGGCGCCGGCGCCTTCGGCGGCTGGACGGCGCTGGCACTGCGGCGCCGCGGCGCGCCAGTGACGCTCATCGACGCCTGGGGGGCCGGCCACGCGCGGGCCAGCTCCGGCGGCGAGACGCGCGTCATCCGCGCCACCTACGGGTCGAGGGTCGTCTACACGCGCATGGCGGCGCGCGCGCTTCGACTCTGGCGCGACCATGGCGCCGAAGAAGCCGGACTGCTCCGCACGACCGGCGTGCTCTGGATGTTCGGTGAGGACGACGGCTTCGGGCGCGCTTCTGCGGCGACGCTCGCCGCCGAAGGACTACGCCTCGACCAGCTGTCGCTGCGCGATGCGGCCTCGCGCTTTCCCCAAGTCGATTTCTCCGGCGCCACCTCCGTGCTCTGGGAGCCGGAAGCCGGCTATCTCATGGCGCGGCGCGCATGCGCGCACGTCGTCGATCGATTCGTGGCTGAAGGCGGCATCTATCGTCGAGCCGCGGCTGCGACGCCGGCGTCGATTGCCGCGACCCACGTCCTGCTCGCGGACGGCTCCAGGCTCCACGCCGACGTGGTCGTCTTCGCATGCGGACCGTGGCTCGGCTCGCTCTTCCCGGACCTGCTCGGCTCCCGCGTGACCGTCACGCGGCAGGAGGTCTGCTACTTCGGGACACCCGCCGGCGACGCTCGATTCAGCGAGCCCGCGCTGCCGGTCTGGCTCGACTGCGGTGAACGGGTGATGTACGGCATTCCCGACGCCGGCGGCCGCGGCTTCAAGATTGCCGACGATACCTCCGGGCCGCCGATTGATCCGACCAGCGCGCCGCGCGAGGCGACGCGCGCCGGTGTGGCGGCAGCCAGGGCCTTCCTCGCCAGGCGGTTTCCCGCGCTCGCCGATGCGCCGCTCGTCGGCACTGAGGTGTGCCAATACGAGTCGACGCCCGATTCGCACTTCATTGTCGATCGCCACCCGGCGGCCGACCACGTGTGGATCGCCGGCGGTGGATCCGGACACGGCTTCAAGATGGGACCGGCGATTGGCGAGCTGCTCGCTTCGTGCATTCTCGACGGTGCCGCGCCGGATCCGGCCTTCTCGCTCGCCCGCTTCGCCGCGCCTCGCCGCGACGGATGGGATCAGAAGTGGTCGTAG
- a CDS encoding FAD-binding oxidoreductase, whose translation MAGLRVGRSYWLDTFAGRAQRLPTLSRNGDADVAIIGGGITGCSAALLFAQAGARVILVEAHRIGRGSTAASTALLMQEPDVDFRHLADRYGSTAAQHIWNRCRQAVRDFLLLLRRAGAPAIRRLPSIYYAPDGRARDALHTEWRLRRRARLPARWIDGAEVRARAGFDAPGAIVTEGNGEVDPYRACLAIARSAVRRGAALYESTAVRRVDQRGGSTAVLLENGAVIRAGWAVIATGYATPSFEHLAARFRMLNTYVIATRRFSAAERQRIGLGNAMLWDTARPYHYARWTPDGRLLFGGRDRPQVHGRRRPPALRARAAELMDDLVTLYPMLRGERAEYAWEGLFATTQDGLPYIGRHRLYPGQLFALGYGGNGMTLSFLGAQALVRIALGCETPDDALFGFGRQRLDR comes from the coding sequence ATGGCGGGGCTGAGAGTAGGCCGCAGCTACTGGCTGGACACGTTCGCCGGCCGCGCGCAGCGATTGCCGACACTGTCCCGCAACGGCGATGCGGACGTCGCGATCATCGGCGGCGGGATTACCGGCTGCTCGGCGGCTCTCCTGTTCGCGCAGGCAGGCGCGCGGGTGATCCTGGTCGAGGCTCATCGCATCGGCCGCGGCAGCACGGCCGCGAGCACAGCGCTCCTGATGCAGGAGCCGGATGTCGACTTCCGCCACCTGGCCGATCGCTACGGCAGCACGGCCGCGCAGCACATCTGGAACCGCTGCCGGCAGGCCGTGCGCGACTTCCTCCTGCTGCTGCGCCGCGCAGGCGCCCCCGCGATTCGCCGGCTGCCGTCGATCTACTACGCACCCGACGGCCGGGCCCGTGACGCACTGCACACGGAATGGCGCCTGCGGCGGCGGGCCCGACTGCCGGCACGGTGGATCGACGGCGCAGAGGTTCGGGCACGCGCCGGCTTCGATGCGCCCGGGGCCATCGTCACCGAAGGCAATGGCGAGGTGGATCCCTATCGCGCCTGCCTCGCGATCGCACGCTCGGCGGTACGACGCGGCGCAGCGCTCTACGAGTCAACCGCGGTACGGCGGGTCGACCAACGAGGCGGCTCGACGGCCGTGCTGCTCGAGAACGGCGCCGTCATCCGCGCCGGCTGGGCCGTCATCGCCACCGGCTACGCGACCCCGTCGTTCGAGCACCTGGCCGCCCGATTCCGGATGCTCAACACCTACGTGATCGCGACCCGACGCTTCAGCGCCGCCGAGCGCCAGCGGATCGGGCTGGGCAACGCCATGCTCTGGGATACCGCTCGCCCGTACCACTACGCCCGCTGGACGCCGGACGGCCGGCTGCTCTTCGGCGGGCGCGATCGGCCGCAGGTGCACGGGCGGAGACGGCCACCAGCGCTGCGCGCCCGCGCCGCCGAACTGATGGACGATCTCGTCACCCTCTACCCGATGTTGCGCGGCGAGCGTGCCGAGTACGCGTGGGAAGGACTCTTCGCGACCACGCAGGACGGCCTGCCCTACATCGGCCGCCATCGCCTCTATCCCGGCCAGCTCTTCGCGCTGGGCTACGGCGGCAACGGCATGACGCTCTCCTTCCTGGGCGCGCAGGCGCTCGTGCGCATCGCGCTCGGATGCGAGACGCCGGACGATGCGCTTTTCGGTTTTGGACGGCAGCGGCTGGACCGCTGA
- a CDS encoding fumarate reductase/succinate dehydrogenase flavoprotein subunit, which yields MNTFETLDYDVLVIGAGGAGLRAAIEASAAGVKVGLICKSLLGKAHTVMAEGGVAAALANVDDRDSWKVHFADTMRGGQYVNNWRMAELHAREAPDRVRELEAWGAVFDRTKDGRILQRNFGGHRYPRLAHVGDRTGLELIRTLQDYGIHRGIDVHMEFTVVSLLTSSGQAAGVIGYERERGRFKVFRAGAVVLATGGAGRAYQITSNSWEGTGDGHALAYQAGADLMDMEFIQFHPTGMIWPPSVRGILVTEGVRGEGGILLNKEGRRFMFDDIPDAYKNQTATDEEEGWRYTQGDKSAKRPPELLTRDHVARCIMREVKAGRGSPHGGVFLDIAWIKKKLRNADEHIKRKLPSMYHQFKELGDIDITKEPMEVGPTTHYIMGGIRVDGDSQMSSIPGLFAAGECAAGINGANRLGGNSLSDLLVFGKRAGEHAAAFVKTHSRAGVDDAQAARAMGDALRPFDAAAGGGENPFTIQTALQDMMQRHVGIVRNEAEIQQALVELEALKVRAARAAVTGHREYNPGWHTAIDLSNLLTVSEAISRSAIERKESRGGHFREDYPDRKPEYATFNIVTRRKADGSMEVVRVPLPPMPDELKQIIEEQKA from the coding sequence GTGAACACATTCGAAACGCTCGACTACGACGTCCTTGTCATTGGCGCCGGCGGCGCCGGCCTGCGCGCGGCGATCGAGGCGTCTGCGGCGGGCGTCAAGGTCGGCCTCATCTGCAAGTCGCTGCTCGGCAAGGCGCACACCGTCATGGCGGAGGGAGGCGTCGCGGCGGCGCTCGCCAACGTCGACGATCGCGACAGCTGGAAGGTGCACTTCGCCGACACCATGCGCGGCGGCCAGTACGTCAACAACTGGCGGATGGCGGAGCTGCACGCCAGGGAAGCGCCGGATCGCGTGCGCGAGCTGGAAGCCTGGGGCGCGGTCTTCGATCGCACCAAGGACGGCAGGATCCTGCAGCGCAACTTCGGCGGCCATCGCTACCCGCGGCTGGCGCACGTCGGCGATCGAACCGGACTGGAACTGATTCGGACGCTCCAGGACTACGGCATCCATCGCGGCATCGACGTGCACATGGAGTTCACCGTCGTGTCGCTGCTCACGAGCAGCGGCCAGGCTGCCGGCGTCATCGGCTACGAGCGTGAGCGGGGGCGGTTCAAGGTCTTCAGGGCCGGCGCCGTTGTCCTTGCCACCGGTGGCGCCGGACGCGCCTACCAGATCACCAGCAACAGCTGGGAAGGCACCGGCGACGGACACGCGCTCGCCTACCAGGCGGGCGCCGACCTGATGGACATGGAGTTCATCCAATTCCATCCGACCGGCATGATCTGGCCGCCGAGCGTGCGCGGCATCCTCGTCACCGAAGGCGTGCGCGGCGAAGGGGGCATCCTCCTGAACAAGGAAGGACGCCGCTTCATGTTCGACGACATCCCTGACGCCTACAAGAACCAGACGGCCACCGACGAGGAAGAGGGCTGGCGTTACACCCAGGGAGACAAGTCGGCGAAGCGGCCGCCCGAGCTGCTGACCCGGGACCACGTCGCGCGCTGCATCATGCGCGAGGTCAAGGCCGGTCGCGGCAGTCCGCACGGCGGCGTCTTCCTCGACATCGCGTGGATCAAGAAGAAGCTGCGCAACGCCGACGAACACATCAAGCGCAAGCTGCCGAGCATGTATCACCAGTTCAAGGAGCTCGGCGACATCGACATCACGAAGGAGCCGATGGAGGTCGGTCCGACGACCCACTACATCATGGGAGGGATTCGCGTCGACGGCGACTCCCAGATGTCGTCGATTCCCGGGCTCTTCGCGGCGGGGGAGTGTGCGGCCGGCATCAACGGCGCCAACCGGCTCGGCGGCAATTCGCTCTCGGATCTGCTCGTGTTCGGCAAGCGCGCCGGCGAGCACGCCGCCGCCTTCGTCAAGACGCACAGCCGCGCCGGCGTTGACGACGCCCAGGCGGCGCGCGCGATGGGCGACGCCTTGAGGCCCTTCGATGCGGCGGCGGGAGGCGGCGAGAACCCGTTCACGATCCAGACGGCGCTTCAGGACATGATGCAGCGCCACGTCGGCATCGTCCGTAACGAGGCTGAGATACAGCAGGCGCTGGTCGAGCTCGAGGCGCTGAAAGTGCGCGCCGCCCGCGCCGCGGTGACCGGGCATCGGGAATACAACCCGGGCTGGCACACCGCGATCGACCTGAGCAACCTGTTGACCGTGTCGGAGGCAATCTCCCGATCCGCCATCGAGCGCAAGGAGAGCCGCGGCGGCCACTTCCGCGAAGACTACCCCGATCGGAAACCCGAGTACGCGACGTTCAACATCGTCACGCGCCGGAAGGCGGACGGATCGATGGAGGTCGTCCGCGTGCCGCTGCCGCCGATGCCCGACGAGCTGAAGCAGATCATCGAGGAGCAGAAGGCATAG
- a CDS encoding succinate dehydrogenase/fumarate reductase iron-sulfur subunit produces MTRASFKVWRTDDSGGGHFADYTVDVVPGMVVLDAIHQIQATAAPDMAVRWNCKAGKCGSCSAEINGNPRLMCMTRLNTLNQLEPITVEPMRAFPPIKDLVTDVSWNFRVKQTITPFTPRPADAPDGTWRMRQQDVDRVQEFRKCIECFLCQDVCHILRDHHLHDEFIGPRFLTFAAALEMNPLDAADRVPALKEQHGIGYCNITRCCTKVCPEHITITENAIIPLKERVVDRYFDPVTKLFRMFQS; encoded by the coding sequence ATGACGAGAGCGTCGTTCAAGGTCTGGCGTACTGACGACAGCGGCGGCGGTCATTTTGCCGACTACACGGTCGACGTCGTCCCCGGCATGGTCGTGCTCGATGCGATCCACCAGATCCAGGCGACCGCCGCCCCCGACATGGCGGTGCGCTGGAACTGCAAGGCGGGGAAGTGCGGCTCGTGCTCGGCCGAGATCAACGGCAACCCCAGGCTGATGTGCATGACGCGGCTCAACACCCTCAACCAGCTCGAGCCGATCACCGTCGAGCCGATGCGTGCGTTCCCGCCGATCAAGGATCTGGTCACCGACGTCTCGTGGAACTTCCGTGTCAAGCAGACGATCACGCCGTTCACGCCGCGGCCGGCCGACGCGCCCGACGGCACCTGGCGGATGCGCCAGCAGGACGTCGATCGCGTCCAGGAGTTCCGCAAGTGCATCGAGTGTTTCCTCTGCCAGGACGTCTGCCACATCCTGCGCGACCATCACCTGCACGACGAGTTCATTGGCCCGCGCTTCCTGACCTTCGCGGCGGCGCTGGAGATGAACCCGCTCGACGCGGCCGACCGCGTTCCGGCGCTGAAAGAGCAGCACGGCATCGGCTACTGCAACATCACGCGCTGCTGCACGAAGGTCTGCCCGGAGCACATCACGATCACGGAAAATGCGATCATTCCGCTGAAGGAGCGGGTGGTGGATCGCTACTTCGATCCGGTCACCAAGCTGTTCAGGATGTTCCAGTCATAG
- a CDS encoding arylsulfatase has translation MRPTLAVALAAAVSVLIAGAHAAVQSPPPHPNILLIQADDLGYGDLSSYGQTHFRTPSLDALAAGGIRFTQYYAGSTVCAPSRTALMTGFHTGHTSIRGNLEAPLPAADVTVAMALHDAGYRTAVIGKWGIGNAGTTGEPSKKGFDYAFGFLDQRHAHRQYTDHLFRNGERYPTDLEHDYVNDLFTRETLSYIDATDPRPFFIYLNYTAPHAELRAPEDSMRLWRGKFPETPFVNAAGDATPTGSDQEVAPYRSQATPKAAFVAMVTRMDRDIGTIAERLRVKGIERNTLLMFVSDNGPHQEGGAAPAYFNSSGGLRGIKRDLYEGGIRVPFIASWPGTIPAGRVSAHPWAHWDLFPTLAEIGGAKTPPGLDGFSMARALRGAAQPTHDAFYWEFHESGFQQAARMGRWKSVRLVKDGPLELYDLDADPAESHDVAAAHADVVKRIDAYLKSARTDNPLWPVK, from the coding sequence ATGCGCCCCACGCTCGCCGTCGCGCTCGCCGCCGCCGTCTCCGTCCTCATCGCCGGCGCCCATGCCGCCGTCCAGTCACCGCCTCCTCACCCGAATATCCTGCTGATCCAGGCCGACGACCTGGGCTACGGCGATCTGAGCTCGTACGGTCAGACCCATTTCAGGACCCCGTCGCTCGACGCGCTCGCCGCCGGCGGCATCCGCTTTACCCAGTACTACGCCGGCAGCACGGTCTGCGCTCCGTCGCGGACGGCGTTGATGACCGGGTTCCACACCGGCCACACCTCGATCCGCGGCAACCTCGAGGCGCCGCTCCCGGCCGCGGACGTTACCGTGGCGATGGCGCTGCACGACGCCGGCTACCGCACCGCGGTCATCGGCAAATGGGGGATCGGCAACGCCGGCACGACCGGCGAACCGAGCAAGAAAGGGTTTGACTACGCGTTCGGGTTCCTCGACCAGCGCCATGCCCACCGCCAGTACACCGATCACCTGTTCCGCAACGGCGAGCGCTACCCGACGGATCTCGAGCACGACTACGTCAACGATCTCTTCACCCGCGAGACCCTGTCGTACATCGACGCCACGGATCCGCGGCCGTTTTTCATCTACCTGAACTACACCGCCCCGCACGCTGAGCTGCGCGCGCCCGAGGATTCCATGCGGCTGTGGCGCGGCAAGTTCCCGGAAACACCGTTCGTCAATGCGGCGGGAGACGCGACGCCGACCGGCAGCGACCAGGAAGTCGCGCCGTACCGCTCGCAAGCGACCCCCAAGGCCGCATTCGTGGCGATGGTCACCCGCATGGATCGCGACATCGGCACCATCGCCGAGCGCCTGCGGGTCAAAGGGATCGAGCGCAACACGCTGCTGATGTTCGTGAGCGACAACGGGCCGCATCAGGAGGGAGGCGCCGCTCCCGCCTACTTCAACAGCTCGGGCGGTCTACGCGGCATCAAGCGCGATCTCTACGAAGGCGGCATCCGCGTCCCGTTCATCGCCAGCTGGCCCGGCACCATTCCCGCGGGCCGGGTCAGCGCCCATCCGTGGGCACACTGGGACCTGTTCCCGACGCTGGCCGAGATCGGCGGCGCAAAGACGCCGCCAGGGCTCGACGGCTTCTCGATGGCGCGGGCGCTACGCGGCGCCGCGCAGCCGACCCACGACGCATTCTACTGGGAGTTCCACGAGAGCGGCTTCCAGCAGGCGGCGCGCATGGGCCGCTGGAAATCCGTCCGTCTGGTGAAGGACGGGCCGCTGGAACTCTACGATCTCGACGCCGATCCCGCCGAATCGCACGACGTCGCCGCCGCGCACGCCGACGTGGTCAAGCGGATAGACGCCTATCTGAAGAGCGCGAGGACGGACAATCCGCTCTGGCCCGTGAAGTGA
- a CDS encoding ABC transporter permease gives MGRWRELVARLSGAVRRETGRDGAGERIDGAGGRFDDEMGEHLRLLADDYARRGLPPAEAARAARLAFGNPAAIREAYRDQRGLPAADSLAQDLRYAARILRRAPTFTCAAVVTLAVGISVNTTIFSAVDAVALHPLPVKDGDRFVRLERWFASEGRGDIQFAFSDDELRYLRAQAPAFRDVVAAGWLTHAEEASGEHVRIQFVSPNYFAALGVVPMAGALPDGDSGADTGVVLSYPFWVRRFRGDRSVAGRTLTLNGVAMTVAAIAPEPFIGTANPPEIPDVWAPVAAEARLGMPHSMVRRFQLLAHLSDGVSRDVAQQQMRPLAAAFDRAFPSTDATVKLTLERASYFGETNDARFQTFVAALMAVVGLVLLIACANLANMLLARGAARQKEIALRLALGASRWRVFRQLLTESTLLALLGGAAGLACSVWAARLFWLLIADGVRLFAHGDVAPLAGLRPDLPVFLFTCAASLAAAVAFGVVPALRLSTPDLTMALKDERPLSGRSGGTAIRRWFVGAQVAMSMALLLAAGLLLRGFAASRLATTGYDTSRVFDGLSRDSDPEYWSYPVETRAVAPTPMRGGGFSIRSRRTLRVPLPPKEFEQLRGHSTGPNRGTALL, from the coding sequence ATGGGACGATGGCGGGAGCTCGTGGCGCGGCTGAGCGGCGCCGTTCGCCGCGAAACCGGCCGCGACGGCGCCGGCGAGCGGATCGATGGCGCCGGCGGTCGATTCGACGACGAGATGGGGGAGCACCTCCGCCTGCTCGCCGACGACTATGCGCGTCGCGGCCTGCCGCCGGCCGAGGCAGCGCGCGCGGCGCGGCTCGCGTTCGGCAACCCGGCGGCCATCCGCGAGGCCTATCGCGATCAGCGCGGCCTGCCGGCCGCCGACTCGCTGGCGCAGGATCTGCGGTATGCCGCGCGGATACTGCGGCGGGCGCCCACGTTTACCTGTGCGGCCGTGGTGACGCTGGCGGTCGGCATCAGCGTCAACACCACCATCTTTTCCGCCGTCGACGCCGTCGCCTTGCACCCGCTTCCCGTCAAGGACGGCGACCGCTTCGTCCGGCTCGAGCGCTGGTTCGCCAGCGAAGGACGGGGCGACATCCAATTCGCGTTTTCGGATGACGAGTTGCGCTACCTCCGGGCGCAGGCGCCGGCCTTCCGGGACGTGGTCGCGGCGGGTTGGCTCACGCACGCGGAGGAGGCCAGCGGCGAGCACGTCCGGATCCAGTTCGTGTCCCCGAACTACTTCGCCGCGCTCGGCGTCGTCCCGATGGCGGGCGCGTTGCCCGATGGCGATAGTGGCGCCGACACCGGCGTCGTGCTGAGCTATCCGTTCTGGGTCCGGCGCTTCCGCGGCGATCGCTCGGTGGCGGGCCGCACGCTGACGCTGAACGGCGTCGCGATGACGGTCGCGGCCATTGCGCCGGAGCCGTTCATCGGCACCGCCAATCCGCCCGAGATTCCAGACGTGTGGGCCCCGGTCGCGGCCGAAGCGCGCCTGGGGATGCCGCACTCGATGGTCCGCCGCTTTCAGCTGCTGGCGCATCTCAGCGACGGCGTCAGCCGCGACGTCGCGCAGCAGCAGATGCGCCCGCTGGCCGCGGCGTTCGACCGGGCCTTTCCGTCGACCGACGCGACGGTCAAGCTCACGCTCGAGCGCGCCAGTTACTTCGGCGAGACCAACGATGCCCGCTTCCAGACGTTCGTCGCCGCCCTCATGGCGGTGGTCGGGCTGGTGCTGCTCATCGCCTGCGCCAACCTCGCCAACATGCTGCTGGCGCGGGGCGCGGCCCGGCAGAAGGAGATCGCGTTGCGGCTGGCGCTCGGCGCCTCGCGCTGGCGCGTCTTCCGTCAGCTCCTCACCGAAAGCACGTTGCTGGCGCTGCTCGGGGGGGCCGCCGGCCTCGCGTGCTCGGTGTGGGCCGCGCGGCTGTTCTGGCTGCTGATCGCCGACGGCGTGCGGCTCTTCGCGCATGGCGACGTCGCGCCGCTGGCGGGGCTCCGTCCCGACCTGCCGGTCTTCCTGTTCACCTGCGCCGCCTCGCTCGCCGCCGCGGTGGCCTTTGGCGTCGTCCCGGCGCTGCGCCTCTCGACGCCGGATCTCACGATGGCCCTGAAGGACGAACGGCCGCTGTCGGGCCGCAGCGGCGGGACCGCGATCCGCCGGTGGTTCGTCGGCGCGCAGGTCGCCATGTCGATGGCGCTGTTGCTGGCCGCCGGGTTGCTCCTGCGCGGTTTTGCCGCGTCGCGGCTGGCGACGACGGGCTACGACACGAGCCGCGTGTTCGATGGATTATCTCGGGATTCGGATCCTGAGTACTGGTCGTACCCCGTTGAGACGCGCGCTGTTGCACCCACTCCGATGCGCGGTGGCGGTTTCTCTATTCGATCCAGGCGAACGCTGCGAGTGCCGCTTCCTCCGAAAGAGTTCGAGCAGCTGCGCGGACATTCGACGGGACCCAATCGGGGAACGGCACTTCTTTAG
- a CDS encoding VOC family protein has translation MVETYGLTHINLAVRDTARALRFYEQVFGLREYGRGDGLVHTQAPGRHDILTFAEDASMAGTVGGVAHFGFRLVNPADIDRAIAEVERAGGRLLRRGEFGPGLPYAYVADPDGYEIEIWFE, from the coding sequence ATGGTTGAGACGTACGGCCTCACGCATATCAATCTTGCGGTTCGAGACACCGCGCGTGCGCTGCGATTCTATGAGCAAGTCTTCGGTCTCCGTGAGTACGGACGCGGCGATGGCCTCGTCCACACGCAGGCGCCGGGACGACATGACATCCTAACGTTCGCGGAGGACGCCAGCATGGCCGGGACAGTTGGCGGTGTGGCGCATTTCGGTTTTCGCCTCGTGAACCCGGCCGACATCGACCGCGCCATTGCCGAAGTCGAGCGCGCGGGAGGCCGACTGCTCCGGCGCGGCGAGTTTGGTCCAGGGCTCCCCTACGCTTACGTGGCCGATCCGGATGGCTACGAGATTGAGATCTGGTTCGAGTGA
- a CDS encoding tyrosine-type recombinase/integrase: MPIFNVDVTADPHRPRVVGPDHAPVPAINDFLSYLEQRARSPYTVRAYARGLAHFAGWLHEAGVDLDAVTRPVVGQYIGAFGQGPRRHASPIDRPPQNEGRQARTVNHRLSVLASYFAFRIRQDDDRRDGAWQQHSNPVSTPDDETVSHRLTGRDQPVRERRREFRRRVPRRLPARLDPLLIERLITTAMSWRDKAILTLLCRTGQRIGDWSDTNGRHGLLGMALSDIDEQHQTITVRLKGARQDHRVPVTDDFWPLFRQYLQAERPTPARTAAAWVAQRRGHGVPLSYAAFESALRLLGRKVGATVRAHQFRHTVAQGVLETSGNLKVTQALLGHAHLSTTADLYLTVDPRALVDAVAAVKTRTDAAPDAQRQGAETPPAAYAFAYDALTIEELERAVTATRSPHGERS, translated from the coding sequence ATGCCGATCTTCAACGTCGACGTCACGGCCGATCCGCACCGCCCTCGCGTCGTCGGTCCGGACCACGCGCCTGTGCCCGCGATCAACGATTTCTTGAGCTATCTCGAGCAGCGCGCGCGTTCGCCCTATACCGTCCGTGCGTATGCGCGGGGCCTGGCGCACTTCGCCGGCTGGCTCCACGAGGCGGGCGTCGACCTCGACGCCGTGACGCGGCCCGTGGTCGGCCAGTACATTGGCGCGTTCGGTCAGGGACCGAGACGCCATGCATCTCCGATCGACCGCCCACCGCAGAACGAAGGCCGTCAAGCGCGGACCGTCAATCATCGTCTCAGCGTCCTGGCGTCGTACTTCGCGTTCCGGATCCGACAGGACGATGACCGTCGTGACGGCGCCTGGCAGCAACACTCGAACCCCGTGTCCACACCCGACGACGAGACGGTGTCCCACCGACTCACGGGTCGTGATCAACCCGTCCGCGAGCGGCGGCGAGAGTTTCGCCGCCGCGTGCCCCGACGACTGCCGGCTCGACTCGATCCGCTCCTCATTGAACGTCTGATCACGACCGCCATGTCGTGGCGCGATAAGGCGATTCTGACGCTGCTGTGTCGCACCGGCCAACGCATTGGGGACTGGAGCGACACCAACGGTCGCCACGGCTTGCTGGGGATGGCGTTGTCCGATATCGATGAACAGCATCAGACCATCACCGTTCGACTGAAGGGCGCGCGACAGGATCATCGCGTCCCGGTGACGGATGATTTCTGGCCGCTGTTTCGTCAGTACCTTCAGGCCGAGCGACCCACGCCCGCGCGCACCGCCGCCGCCTGGGTCGCACAGCGTCGTGGCCATGGCGTGCCGTTGTCCTACGCGGCATTCGAATCGGCGTTGCGGTTGCTCGGTCGCAAGGTTGGCGCGACCGTGCGCGCGCATCAGTTTCGTCACACGGTCGCGCAGGGCGTGCTTGAGACCAGCGGCAATCTGAAGGTCACGCAGGCGCTGCTCGGCCACGCGCACCTGTCGACGACCGCGGACCTCTATCTCACCGTCGATCCTCGCGCGCTCGTGGACGCCGTCGCCGCCGTGAAAACGCGCACCGATGCGGCGCCAGACGCTCAACGCCAAGGGGCCGAGACACCGCCCGCGGCGTACGCCTTCGCGTATGACGCGTTGACCATCGAGGAGTTGGAGCGAGCGGTGACCGCGACTCGGTCGCCCCATGGAGAACGATCATGA